Proteins encoded in a region of the Saccharothrix ecbatanensis genome:
- a CDS encoding DUF1416 domain-containing protein produces the protein MSSSCGAPEQGAEIQVGANEVVLTGKVSAEGAPVGGAFVRLLDSSGEFTAEVVSSADGDFRFFAAPGTWTIRALHRSGNGQASVNADGPGVHPVEVAVA, from the coding sequence ATGAGCAGCAGCTGCGGTGCGCCCGAGCAGGGCGCGGAGATCCAGGTGGGCGCGAACGAGGTCGTGCTGACCGGCAAGGTCAGCGCCGAGGGCGCCCCGGTCGGTGGCGCGTTCGTGCGGCTGCTGGACTCGTCCGGCGAGTTCACCGCCGAGGTCGTGTCCTCCGCCGACGGCGACTTCCGCTTCTTCGCCGCGCCGGGCACGTGGACGATCCGGGCACTGCACCGGTCGGGCAACGGGCAGGCGTCGGTCAACGCGGACGGGCCGGGCGTGCACCCGGTCGAGGTCGCGGTGGCCTGA
- a CDS encoding FABP family protein, whose protein sequence is MSGDTPVPGSGDEAVRAAVSRAAVTGARNLPQFDDLPIPADTANLRSGPSLHDGCLALLPLVGVWRGEGEVVYPTIDGPYRYGQQITFAHDGRPFLYYEARAWLLDENGAVIRQAARETGFWRPQADDTIEVLITHNTGIVELYYGKPRSQTSWELGTDAVIRTATAKEVTGAQRLYGIVNNGDLAYVEERAMVGQPLQPHISAHLQRIVG, encoded by the coding sequence ATGAGCGGCGACACGCCGGTTCCCGGCAGTGGTGACGAGGCCGTCCGGGCCGCCGTTTCGCGCGCGGCCGTGACGGGCGCGCGGAACCTGCCGCAGTTCGACGACCTGCCGATCCCGGCGGACACCGCGAACCTGCGCAGCGGGCCTTCGCTGCACGACGGGTGCCTGGCGCTGCTGCCGCTCGTCGGCGTCTGGCGCGGCGAAGGCGAAGTCGTGTACCCGACGATCGACGGCCCGTACCGGTACGGGCAGCAGATCACCTTCGCGCACGACGGCCGGCCGTTCCTCTACTACGAGGCGAGGGCGTGGCTGCTGGACGAGAACGGCGCGGTGATCCGCCAGGCGGCCCGGGAGACCGGCTTCTGGCGTCCGCAGGCGGACGACACCATCGAGGTGTTGATCACGCACAACACCGGGATCGTGGAGCTGTACTACGGCAAGCCGCGCAGCCAGACGTCCTGGGAGCTGGGCACCGACGCGGTCATCCGCACGGCGACCGCCAAGGAGGTCACCGGGGCGCAGCGGCTGTACGGCATCGTCAACAACGGCGACCTGGCGTACGTCGAGGAGCGGGCCATGGTCGGCCAACCCCTCCAGCCGCACATCTCGGCCCACTTGCAGCGCATCGTCGGCTGA
- a CDS encoding 5-oxoprolinase subunit B family protein: MQLRRCGTDAVLVEVDSLDEVEAVRAAVAAAGSPDVVELVPAARTVLIVARPGGLPSIRRILAGASLVHHPGTDSTEVVIPVRYDGPDLDLVADTAGLTTAEVVELHTGATYRVAFCGFAPGFAYLTGLPEPLRQPRLPSPRTKVPAGSVAVAGEFTAAYPRATPGGWRLIGRTDAPLFDPCRPTPALLAPGHRVRFEALP; this comes from the coding sequence ATGCAACTGCGGCGGTGCGGCACGGACGCGGTGCTCGTCGAGGTCGACTCGCTCGACGAGGTGGAGGCCGTGCGCGCCGCGGTCGCGGCGGCCGGGTCGCCGGACGTGGTCGAACTCGTGCCCGCCGCCCGCACGGTCCTGATCGTCGCCAGGCCCGGTGGGCTGCCGTCGATCCGCAGGATCCTGGCCGGCGCCTCGCTGGTCCACCACCCGGGCACGGACTCGACCGAGGTCGTCATCCCGGTCCGCTACGACGGCCCCGACCTGGACCTGGTCGCCGACACCGCGGGCCTGACCACCGCCGAGGTGGTCGAGCTGCACACCGGCGCCACCTACCGGGTCGCGTTCTGCGGCTTCGCCCCCGGCTTCGCGTACCTGACCGGCCTGCCGGAGCCGCTGCGCCAACCCCGCCTCCCGTCGCCGCGCACCAAGGTTCCTGCCGGCTCGGTGGCCGTGGCCGGCGAGTTCACCGCCGCCTACCCCCGGGCCACCCCCGGCGGCTGGCGACTGATCGGCCGCACCGACGCGCCGCTCTTCGACCCGTGCCGCCCCACCCCGGCCCTGCTCGCCCCCGGCCACCGCGTCCGCTTCGAGGCCCTCCCGTGA
- a CDS encoding 5-oxoprolinase subunit C family protein → MLKTGPQTLIQDLGRPGNAHLGVPPSGALDKPSFTLANRLVGNPENAAGLEVILGGLSLRANASCTIAVTGPATPTSVNGVLRDSPLHLAPGDTLTLGTPRGGLRSYVAVSGGITVPAELGSRSTDLLSGLGPAPLRPDDELPLGDPTGVPMGVDVLVPVQVPDEVVVPVFLGPRDDWFHDPARQLRAGRWTVSDRSNRVGIRLTGTTVDRVTDRVGQELPSEGLITGSVQVPADGHPVVFLADHPTTGGYPVIGVVPQHALPLLGQAAPGTPLRFAPQG, encoded by the coding sequence GTGCTGAAAACCGGACCGCAGACCCTGATCCAGGACCTCGGCCGGCCGGGTAACGCGCACCTCGGCGTCCCGCCCTCCGGCGCCTTGGACAAGCCGTCGTTCACGCTCGCCAACCGCCTGGTCGGCAACCCCGAGAACGCCGCCGGCCTCGAAGTCATCCTCGGTGGACTGTCCTTGCGCGCCAACGCCTCCTGCACGATCGCCGTCACCGGCCCGGCGACCCCCACGTCGGTCAACGGCGTCCTGCGCGACTCGCCGCTTCACCTCGCCCCCGGCGACACGCTGACCCTCGGCACACCCCGAGGCGGCCTCCGGTCGTACGTCGCGGTCTCCGGCGGCATCACCGTCCCGGCCGAACTGGGCAGCCGGTCCACCGACCTGCTCTCCGGCCTCGGCCCGGCGCCGCTCCGTCCCGACGACGAACTACCCCTCGGCGACCCGACCGGCGTACCCATGGGCGTCGACGTCCTCGTGCCGGTCCAAGTGCCGGACGAGGTGGTCGTACCCGTGTTCCTCGGCCCCCGTGACGATTGGTTCCACGACCCGGCACGTCAACTACGCGCCGGCCGCTGGACGGTGTCCGACCGCAGCAACCGGGTCGGCATCCGCCTCACCGGCACGACCGTGGACCGGGTCACGGACCGCGTCGGTCAAGAGCTGCCGAGCGAAGGCCTGATCACCGGCTCGGTGCAGGTCCCGGCCGACGGCCACCCCGTCGTCTTCCTCGCCGACCACCCGACGACCGGCGGTTACCCGGTGATCGGCGTCGTCCCCCAGCACGCCCTCCCGCTGCTCGGACAGGCCGCGCCGGGCACACCGCTCCGCTTCGCACCCCAAGGCTGA
- a CDS encoding glycosyl hydrolase family 18 protein has product MRRTITVLVALLLATAALSAPATAATGLTATFSRTGATAKFVVANPTTTAISGWSIKFDLPTGVTVSGAQHATTTQTGTRVTLTPAYYIGTIQPGRDTEPYSPTFTLSQAVDPTTCTINGASCDGSGPPPPPPAPVTADFSVTGSAGKFVVNNNTDAVLTDWSITFTLPAGVTAGGAQHATVSQTGNAVTLNPVHYNRSVGARRSTEPYSPTFTLSSAAEPVTCRINNVNCDGTPDTPPTPPGNLHSPVKTTKTVSLAWTASAPGSLPIAVYEVYNGATLATTVTSTSATVADLIPNTAYSFTVKAKDTKGTRSTASNVLTVTTNNPADDTQPPTAPTNLRSTAKDAGSITLSWDASTDNRGVANYDVQLGNTVKTTVLGTTAKVDGLSPSTAYTFTVRARDLYDNTSTPSNAVTVSTSDIVNGYARVGYFVQWGIYGRQFFVKNLDTNGTAAKLTHLNYAFGNIDPTNLTCLHGVTKGTSPNPQDPNQGDGAGDAEADYSRPFSAAQSVDGVGDTGWEPLRGNYNQLRKLKAKHPHLKILISLGGWTYSKYFSDVAATDAARKKFVKSCLDIYIKGNLPVYNAAGGPGTAAGIFDGIDLDWEWPGAEGHPGNHIGPDDKRNNTLLIDEFRRQLDELGGQHGRRYDLTAFTPADPAKIEAGWDLPQVAKSLDIFNVQGYDFHGAGSDNSWEPNRTGHQGNLYADVDDPYPFHFSVENAVNAYTSVGVHPRKITIGLAFYGRGWQGVQAGGKNGEWQSATGAAPGQFAEEAGTRGYSNLLASVPGCAVHHDEVAVATSCFTGNGGQWWTFDDVWAIQKKTAWLKQRGLLGAMIWEMSGDTATGTLINAVDAGLK; this is encoded by the coding sequence ATGCGCCGAACGATCACCGTGCTCGTGGCCCTACTCCTGGCCACCGCCGCACTGTCCGCACCGGCCACCGCCGCCACCGGCCTGACCGCCACCTTCAGCAGAACGGGCGCCACGGCCAAGTTCGTGGTGGCCAACCCGACGACCACCGCCATCTCCGGCTGGTCGATCAAGTTCGACCTGCCCACCGGCGTCACGGTCAGCGGCGCCCAGCACGCCACCACCACGCAGACCGGCACGCGGGTGACCCTGACGCCCGCCTACTACATCGGCACCATCCAGCCGGGCCGCGACACCGAGCCGTACAGCCCGACGTTCACCCTCAGCCAGGCCGTCGACCCGACCACCTGCACGATCAACGGCGCGAGCTGCGACGGCAGCGGCCCACCGCCACCACCGCCCGCGCCGGTCACGGCCGACTTCAGCGTCACCGGGTCGGCCGGCAAGTTCGTGGTCAACAACAACACCGACGCGGTGCTGACGGACTGGTCGATCACGTTCACCCTGCCGGCCGGCGTCACGGCGGGCGGCGCGCAGCACGCCACGGTCAGCCAGACCGGCAACGCCGTCACGCTCAACCCGGTGCACTACAACCGGAGCGTGGGCGCACGCCGTTCCACCGAGCCGTACAGCCCGACGTTCACGCTCAGCAGCGCGGCCGAGCCGGTCACCTGCCGGATCAACAACGTCAACTGCGACGGCACGCCGGACACGCCGCCCACCCCGCCGGGCAACCTGCACTCGCCGGTGAAGACCACCAAGACCGTCTCGCTCGCCTGGACCGCCTCCGCTCCAGGCTCCCTCCCGATCGCGGTGTATGAGGTATACAACGGCGCCACCCTCGCCACCACGGTCACCTCCACGAGCGCCACCGTCGCCGACCTCATCCCGAATACTGCATACAGTTTTACGGTCAAGGCCAAGGACACCAAAGGCACACGGTCGACTGCATCCAATGTGCTGACCGTGACCACCAACAACCCGGCCGACGACACCCAGCCCCCGACCGCGCCGACGAACCTGCGCAGCACCGCGAAGGACGCCGGCAGCATCACGTTGAGCTGGGACGCGTCCACCGACAACCGCGGCGTGGCCAACTACGACGTCCAACTGGGCAACACCGTGAAGACCACCGTCCTCGGCACGACGGCAAAGGTCGACGGCCTCTCGCCGTCCACCGCGTACACGTTCACCGTCCGGGCCCGCGACCTGTACGACAACACGTCGACCCCGAGCAACGCCGTCACAGTGTCCACTTCGGACATCGTCAACGGCTACGCCCGGGTCGGCTACTTCGTCCAGTGGGGCATCTACGGCCGCCAGTTCTTCGTCAAGAACCTGGACACCAACGGCACCGCGGCCAAGCTCACCCACCTCAACTACGCGTTCGGCAACATCGACCCGACCAACCTGACCTGCCTGCACGGCGTCACCAAGGGCACCTCACCCAACCCCCAAGACCCCAACCAGGGCGACGGCGCGGGTGACGCGGAAGCCGACTACAGCAGGCCGTTCAGCGCGGCGCAGTCCGTGGACGGCGTCGGCGACACGGGCTGGGAACCGTTGCGCGGCAACTACAACCAGCTCCGCAAGCTCAAGGCCAAGCACCCGCACCTGAAAATCCTGATCTCGCTCGGCGGCTGGACCTACTCGAAGTACTTCTCCGACGTCGCCGCCACCGACGCGGCCCGCAAGAAGTTCGTCAAGTCCTGCCTGGACATCTACATCAAGGGCAACCTGCCCGTCTACAACGCGGCGGGCGGTCCCGGCACGGCGGCGGGCATCTTCGACGGCATCGACCTCGACTGGGAGTGGCCGGGCGCGGAGGGTCACCCGGGCAACCACATCGGCCCGGACGACAAGCGGAACAACACCCTCCTGATCGACGAGTTCCGCCGGCAGCTCGACGAGCTCGGCGGGCAGCACGGCCGACGGTACGACCTGACCGCGTTCACCCCGGCCGACCCGGCGAAGATCGAGGCCGGCTGGGACCTCCCGCAGGTGGCGAAGTCCCTGGACATCTTCAACGTGCAGGGCTACGACTTCCACGGCGCGGGCAGCGACAACTCGTGGGAGCCCAACCGCACCGGCCACCAGGGCAACCTGTACGCCGACGTGGACGACCCGTACCCGTTCCACTTCAGCGTGGAGAACGCGGTGAACGCGTACACGTCGGTCGGCGTGCACCCGCGCAAGATCACCATCGGGCTGGCGTTCTACGGCCGCGGCTGGCAGGGCGTGCAGGCCGGTGGGAAGAACGGCGAGTGGCAGTCCGCGACGGGCGCCGCGCCCGGCCAGTTCGCCGAGGAGGCGGGCACGCGCGGCTACTCGAACCTGCTGGCGAGCGTGCCGGGCTGCGCCGTCCACCACGACGAGGTGGCCGTGGCGACGTCGTGCTTCACCGGCAACGGCGGCCAGTGGTGGACGTTCGACGACGTCTGGGCGATCCAGAAGAAGACCGCGTGGCTCAAGCAGCGCGGCCTGCTCGGCGCGATGATCTGGGAGATGTCCGGTGACACCGCCACCGGCACCCTGATCAACGCCGTGGACGCGGGCCTGAAGTAG
- a CDS encoding aminodeoxychorismate lyase — protein MRVLALLDGTLADPDAPLIRVDDFGLMRGDGVFETILVVDGKPRELGPHLDRLARSAAMLDLPEPDRAAFEHAVDLVLANWTGGAEIALKLVYTRGVEGGDGTPTGFALAMDISPKVMAQRAEGIAAVTLDRGIEPGLMDRAPWLLLGAKSLSYAMNMAAIREAERRGAAEVVFTTSSGSVLEGPTSTLIMARGRTLTTPPAELGILPGTTQAALFRAAGREGWTVEVRPIPVEELYSADGVFLVSSVRKITRVHTLDGKTLPDSAELHAEVADLYESEY, from the coding sequence ATGCGCGTGCTCGCACTACTGGACGGAACCCTGGCCGACCCCGACGCCCCGCTGATCCGGGTCGACGACTTCGGCCTCATGCGCGGCGACGGGGTCTTCGAGACGATCCTGGTTGTCGACGGCAAGCCCCGGGAACTCGGTCCGCACCTGGACCGACTGGCCCGCTCGGCGGCGATGCTCGACTTGCCCGAGCCCGACCGTGCCGCGTTCGAGCACGCCGTCGACCTCGTGCTGGCGAACTGGACGGGCGGCGCGGAGATCGCGTTGAAGCTCGTCTACACCCGCGGCGTCGAAGGCGGTGACGGCACACCCACCGGTTTCGCGCTGGCGATGGACATCTCGCCCAAGGTGATGGCGCAGCGGGCCGAGGGGATCGCGGCGGTCACCCTGGACCGGGGGATCGAGCCGGGCCTGATGGACCGCGCGCCGTGGCTGCTGCTGGGCGCCAAGTCGCTGTCGTACGCGATGAACATGGCGGCGATCCGTGAGGCGGAACGGCGTGGCGCGGCGGAGGTCGTGTTCACCACGTCGTCCGGGTCGGTGCTGGAAGGCCCGACGTCCACGCTGATCATGGCCCGCGGTCGCACCCTGACCACGCCGCCGGCCGAGCTTGGCATCCTGCCCGGCACGACGCAGGCCGCGCTGTTCCGGGCCGCCGGGCGCGAGGGCTGGACGGTCGAGGTGCGGCCGATCCCGGTGGAGGAGCTGTACTCCGCGGACGGCGTGTTCCTGGTGTCGAGCGTCCGCAAGATCACCCGAGTGCACACGTTGGACGGCAAGACGCTGCCCGACTCGGCCGAGCTGCACGCCGAGGTCGCCGACCTGTACGAGTCCGAGTACTAG
- a CDS encoding Fur family transcriptional regulator, protein MDTASAPKALRKTLHDRGMRMTPQRQLVLDAVRELGHATPEQICQRVQVTAPTVNITTVYRNLDLLERLGLVRHTHLGHGAPNYSVDEHEHVHLVCHRCGRMDEVPCELLSPLGGTLRAEYGFELDASHLALSGTCRECLTQSASKESE, encoded by the coding sequence GTGGACACCGCCAGCGCCCCGAAAGCCCTGCGCAAGACGCTGCACGACCGCGGTATGCGGATGACACCGCAGCGCCAGCTCGTGCTGGACGCGGTGCGCGAACTGGGCCACGCCACACCGGAGCAGATCTGCCAGCGAGTGCAGGTCACCGCGCCCACGGTCAACATCACCACCGTCTACCGCAACCTCGACCTGCTGGAGCGGCTCGGCCTGGTCCGGCACACGCACCTCGGGCACGGCGCGCCGAACTACTCGGTCGACGAGCACGAGCACGTGCACCTCGTGTGCCACCGGTGCGGGCGGATGGACGAGGTGCCGTGCGAACTCCTCTCCCCGCTGGGGGGAACACTCCGGGCGGAGTACGGGTTCGAACTTGATGCGAGCCACCTCGCGCTGTCCGGCACGTGCCGCGAGTGCCTGACCCAGAGTGCGTCGAAGGAGTCCGAGTGA
- the ygfZ gene encoding CAF17-like 4Fe-4S cluster assembly/insertion protein YgfZ yields the protein MNSPLLTAPGAVAPFEGVPDQGVPWHFGDPFAEQRSAARSVAVFDRSNRAVVAVPGDDRLPWLHSLTSQHFTALGEDEGTEALILDVQGRVQHHVVVANVGGVVYLDMEREQVAELQSYLGKMVFWSKVEPRDATAELAVLTVVGPEIAGLFNKLALPLPDGPHGVVALEGGFARRMTWPGQDAVDLVVPRPDIADWWQKLTDAGARPAGSWAFEALRVESLHPRLGVDTDEKTIPHEVNWIGDAVHLDKGCYRGQETVSKVHNVGRPPRRMLLLHLDGSMEVQPETGDPVLAGDRVVGRVGSVALHHELGTIVLALVKRSITPDTELLVGAEDRRVQASVDPDSVPPDTPGLGREAARNLGR from the coding sequence GTGAATTCACCGCTGTTGACCGCTCCGGGTGCGGTAGCCCCGTTCGAGGGCGTCCCCGACCAGGGCGTGCCGTGGCACTTCGGCGACCCGTTCGCCGAACAGCGCTCGGCCGCGCGGTCGGTCGCGGTGTTCGACCGGTCGAACCGGGCCGTCGTCGCGGTGCCGGGTGACGACCGGCTGCCGTGGCTGCACTCGCTGACCAGCCAGCACTTCACCGCGCTGGGCGAGGACGAGGGCACCGAGGCGCTGATCCTGGACGTCCAGGGCCGGGTCCAGCACCACGTCGTGGTGGCGAACGTCGGCGGTGTCGTCTACCTCGACATGGAGCGGGAGCAGGTCGCCGAACTCCAGTCGTACCTGGGCAAGATGGTGTTCTGGTCGAAGGTCGAGCCGCGGGACGCGACGGCCGAGCTGGCCGTGCTGACCGTGGTCGGCCCGGAGATCGCCGGATTGTTCAACAAACTTGCCCTCCCCCTCCCGGACGGCCCGCACGGCGTCGTCGCGCTGGAAGGCGGCTTCGCCCGGCGCATGACGTGGCCCGGCCAGGACGCGGTCGACCTGGTGGTCCCGCGGCCGGACATCGCCGACTGGTGGCAGAAGCTCACCGACGCGGGCGCGCGCCCGGCCGGGAGCTGGGCGTTCGAGGCGTTGCGGGTCGAGTCCCTGCACCCGCGGCTGGGCGTCGACACGGACGAGAAGACCATCCCGCACGAGGTGAACTGGATCGGCGACGCCGTGCACCTCGACAAGGGCTGCTACCGGGGCCAGGAGACCGTCAGCAAGGTGCACAACGTCGGCCGCCCGCCGCGCCGGATGCTGCTCCTGCACCTGGACGGCTCCATGGAAGTGCAGCCGGAGACCGGCGACCCGGTGCTGGCCGGCGACCGCGTGGTCGGCCGGGTCGGCAGCGTGGCGCTGCACCACGAGCTGGGCACGATCGTGTTGGCGCTGGTCAAGCGGTCGATCACACCGGATACGGAACTGCTGGTCGGCGCCGAGGACCGCCGCGTGCAGGCGTCCGTCGACCCGGACTCGGTGCCGCCGGACACCCCGGGCCTGGGCCGTGAGGCGGCCCGCAACCTGGGCCGCTGA
- a CDS encoding 3-keto-5-aminohexanoate cleavage protein, with the protein MSRPGSHGTLLTVAPTGAEHAKADVPQLPVTVAELVGTAEACEQVGATMIHVHIRGADTKPSLDLGLLKETVAALRERTNLIVQLSTGGAVTDPEADRLRVLDALPDSASCTMGTVNFGDDVFLNRWEFVVALHKGMQERGIVPEYEIFDIGQLASLRRLLDQHGLPAGGKVHVDLVMGVPGGMPGDAETLVAALRLLPEGASFSATGIGRTTLPVMLTALAAGGHLRVGMEDTISYAKGQPVRDNAQLVARAAGLAKIAQRPPLSPADARALLGVRSPVQV; encoded by the coding sequence ATGTCCCGACCCGGATCCCACGGCACGCTGCTGACCGTCGCCCCCACCGGGGCCGAGCACGCGAAGGCCGACGTCCCCCAGCTGCCGGTCACGGTGGCGGAACTGGTCGGCACGGCCGAGGCGTGCGAGCAGGTCGGCGCCACCATGATCCACGTGCACATCCGCGGCGCGGACACCAAGCCGTCGCTGGACCTGGGGCTGCTCAAGGAGACGGTCGCGGCGCTGAGGGAGCGCACGAACCTGATCGTGCAGCTGTCCACCGGCGGCGCGGTGACCGACCCCGAGGCGGACCGGCTGCGGGTGCTCGACGCCCTGCCCGACTCGGCGTCCTGCACCATGGGCACGGTGAACTTCGGCGACGACGTCTTCCTGAACCGCTGGGAGTTCGTGGTCGCGTTGCACAAGGGAATGCAGGAGCGGGGGATCGTCCCCGAGTACGAGATCTTCGACATCGGCCAGCTGGCGTCCCTTCGGCGGCTGCTGGACCAGCACGGGCTGCCGGCGGGCGGCAAGGTGCACGTCGACCTGGTGATGGGCGTGCCGGGCGGCATGCCGGGTGACGCGGAGACGCTGGTGGCGGCGTTGCGGCTGCTGCCGGAGGGCGCGTCGTTCTCGGCGACGGGGATCGGGCGGACCACGCTGCCGGTGATGCTGACCGCGCTGGCCGCGGGCGGTCACCTGCGGGTGGGCATGGAGGACACCATTTCGTACGCGAAAGGCCAGCCGGTGCGGGACAACGCGCAACTGGTCGCCCGCGCCGCCGGGTTGGCGAAGATCGCCCAGCGTCCGCCGCTGTCGCCCGCGGACGCACGTGCGCTGCTCGGCGTGCGCAGTCCGGTACAGGTTTGA
- a CDS encoding RsiG family protein, producing MIEVRPGGRRRIDRVLAPDYAEGVERLPLAEVRALRDEAAQEETDLSYLRRLLHARIDIVRAEQERRTSGGSAVVDQLATILASNAVGPATGLGRYQTQEPSRAEAHRRHVEALVSDVDLSDVSALSDDKLDLALRVFIGEEASVSSRRREVQAVVDCLNAEIAGRYQNGSASVDELLAAERGWPTNPGRSKQ from the coding sequence GTGATCGAGGTGCGCCCCGGCGGGCGCCGCCGTATCGACCGGGTGCTCGCCCCCGACTACGCGGAGGGGGTCGAGCGGCTTCCGCTCGCCGAGGTGCGCGCGTTGCGCGACGAGGCGGCGCAGGAGGAGACCGACCTGTCGTACCTCCGGAGACTGCTGCACGCGCGGATCGACATCGTGCGGGCCGAGCAGGAGCGGCGGACGTCGGGCGGTTCCGCGGTGGTCGATCAGCTCGCGACCATCCTGGCGTCGAACGCGGTCGGGCCGGCCACCGGTCTCGGCCGGTACCAGACGCAGGAGCCGTCCCGGGCGGAAGCGCACCGGCGGCACGTCGAGGCGCTGGTGTCGGACGTCGACCTGTCGGACGTGAGCGCGCTCTCGGACGACAAGCTGGACCTGGCGCTGCGCGTGTTCATCGGCGAGGAGGCCTCGGTGTCGTCACGGCGGCGCGAGGTGCAGGCCGTCGTCGACTGCCTGAACGCCGAGATCGCCGGTCGGTACCAGAACGGCAGCGCCTCGGTGGACGAGCTGCTGGCCGCGGAACGCGGTTGGCCGACCAACCCCGGTCGTTCCAAGCAGTAA
- a CDS encoding MFS transporter — protein sequence MALRRSAAPRYRWVVLAVGAVAQGTNAAVFLGLPAITPQLRAHFGLSLPQVGLLLGAVNLGTMLTLVLWGAAADRRGERLVMAIGGFGAALCLALAAFDGPVVAGLALVGVGMFGASVNAASGRAVLTWFPAERRGFAMGLRQTATPLGAALAAAVLPVIALQAGVPVAFLALAGFTGFVAVAVALLVREPPWAVRSGRGRHGIVLKDPALIRLSTASGLLVVPQFTAAALMVELLHDHRGVAVGLAAGLFAAAQVAGGAGRLVVGVWSDRSATRVQPLKVLSVLVAVGFVLCAALDQAPVWLLATVLVPTAALALSWNGVAITAAGELAPPGGIALGMQNTANYLSATVTPPLAGWVAVTIGWPAALLMAAAAAVAARVLLTVPFPARQLAPELP from the coding sequence ATGGCACTACGACGATCCGCCGCGCCGAGGTACCGGTGGGTGGTGCTCGCGGTCGGCGCGGTCGCGCAGGGCACCAACGCCGCGGTGTTCCTGGGCCTGCCGGCGATCACCCCGCAGCTGCGGGCGCACTTCGGGCTGTCCCTGCCGCAGGTCGGGCTGCTGCTCGGCGCGGTCAACCTGGGCACGATGCTGACCCTCGTGCTCTGGGGCGCGGCGGCCGACCGGCGCGGTGAGCGGCTGGTCATGGCCATCGGCGGGTTCGGCGCCGCCCTCTGCCTCGCGTTGGCGGCTTTCGACGGTCCTGTGGTGGCCGGCCTGGCGCTGGTCGGCGTCGGGATGTTCGGTGCGAGCGTGAACGCGGCCAGCGGCCGTGCGGTGCTGACCTGGTTCCCCGCCGAACGCCGGGGGTTCGCCATGGGCCTGCGGCAGACCGCCACCCCGCTCGGCGCGGCTCTGGCCGCCGCGGTGCTGCCGGTGATCGCCCTCCAGGCCGGGGTGCCGGTGGCGTTCCTCGCGCTGGCGGGTTTCACCGGGTTCGTCGCGGTCGCCGTGGCCCTGTTGGTCCGGGAGCCGCCGTGGGCGGTGCGATCCGGCCGGGGTCGGCACGGGATCGTGCTCAAGGACCCGGCCCTGATCCGACTCAGCACGGCCAGCGGGCTGCTGGTCGTGCCGCAGTTCACCGCCGCCGCGCTGATGGTGGAACTCCTGCACGACCACCGGGGCGTCGCCGTGGGGCTGGCGGCCGGGTTGTTCGCCGCCGCCCAGGTCGCGGGCGGCGCGGGTCGGCTGGTGGTCGGGGTGTGGTCGGACCGGTCGGCCACCCGGGTCCAGCCGCTGAAGGTGCTGAGCGTGCTGGTCGCGGTCGGGTTCGTGCTGTGCGCGGCCCTCGACCAGGCGCCGGTGTGGCTGCTGGCGACCGTCCTCGTGCCGACCGCCGCCCTGGCGCTGAGCTGGAACGGGGTCGCGATCACCGCCGCCGGTGAGCTGGCGCCGCCCGGTGGGATCGCACTTGGTATGCAAAATACCGCCAACTACCTGAGCGCCACCGTGACGCCTCCGCTCGCCGGCTGGGTCGCGGTGACCATCGGCTGGCCCGCCGCCCTGCTGATGGCCGCCGCGGCGGCGGTGGCCGCCCGCGTGCTGCTAACCGTGCCGTTCCCGGCTCGCCAGCTCGCCCCAGAACTCCCGTAG
- a CDS encoding DUF3073 domain-containing protein — MGRGRAKAKQTKVARELKYSSHNIDVDALQRELSSGESAAGRRSDERFDEPSDDEYDDYRR; from the coding sequence ATGGGGCGCGGCCGAGCGAAGGCCAAGCAGACCAAGGTGGCGCGGGAGCTCAAATACAGCTCTCACAACATCGACGTCGACGCCTTGCAACGCGAGCTGTCCAGCGGCGAGTCCGCCGCAGGTCGCCGAAGCGATGAACGCTTCGACGAACCGTCGGACGATGAATACGACGACTACCGTCGCTGA